Proteins from a single region of Murdochiella vaginalis:
- a CDS encoding HAD family hydrolase: MIRLFCSDFDGTLSPNTTISPENIRAIRRLQDAGIVFALVSGRPKANAHMLLARAGLTVPMITSNGSVVTLADGRDLLVKGIATDAIEDILEVANKRKSFYIAYEKDRCFLPPWVPFLGVGGLARLVQRETGILPLRVKREDLSGWTVTKFNYYPLGKPTEADWHRWEQDERVYVTTSSRHKLELSAAGVSKGNAIRLLAKELGIRSDEIAAIGDYLNDCDMLKAASLRFAVANAREELKAIADHVVSSAKENGVAEAISQVLAD; the protein is encoded by the coding sequence ATGATTCGACTTTTCTGCTCGGATTTTGACGGGACATTGTCACCGAACACCACCATTTCACCGGAGAATATCCGGGCGATTCGACGTTTGCAGGATGCCGGCATCGTATTTGCGTTGGTCAGCGGCCGTCCGAAGGCCAATGCGCATATGCTTCTCGCGCGTGCGGGACTTACGGTGCCCATGATTACATCAAACGGCAGCGTGGTGACGCTCGCAGATGGACGGGATTTGTTGGTGAAAGGCATTGCCACCGACGCAATAGAGGACATTCTGGAGGTAGCGAACAAGCGAAAGAGCTTCTATATTGCCTACGAAAAGGACCGCTGTTTTCTTCCACCGTGGGTGCCGTTTCTGGGGGTGGGAGGCCTGGCCCGTTTAGTGCAGAGGGAAACCGGCATTTTGCCCTTGCGTGTGAAGCGCGAAGATCTCTCCGGCTGGACGGTTACCAAATTCAATTACTATCCGCTGGGAAAGCCTACTGAGGCGGATTGGCACCGATGGGAGCAAGATGAACGCGTTTATGTGACCACCTCGTCACGGCATAAATTGGAGCTATCTGCTGCGGGCGTATCCAAGGGAAATGCGATTCGTCTTTTAGCCAAGGAATTGGGCATTCGTTCGGATGAAATTGCCGCGATCGGGGATTATTTAAATGATTGCGATATGCTAAAAGCGGCATCCCTGCGCTTTGCGGTTGCCAATGCGCGGGAGGAGCTAAAGGCCATCGCCGACCACGTGGTTTCTTCGGCAAAAGAGAATGGAGTTGCTGAAGCGATCTCGCAGGTTCTTGCCGATTAA
- a CDS encoding neutral zinc metallopeptidase, producing the protein MRWRDRQGSSNVRSGGRGTGKIIGGGSLLLGLIVLLLTGNPLAALNVGLNSAPITNGSVRQEPLSLSEKEKELYHFSSVALKDTEDTWHTLLKQQKKDYQEAEMIIFQQKVKTGCGIADSGTGPFYCGRDRSVYMDLSFYDMLVNQFGAEKNEFILSYVISHEIGHHVQNELGILDEVNRLRQRAGEAERNALTVRLELMADYLAGVVARHQQEEGYLEKGDLDAAIQSAWSIGDDAIQKRIQGHVTPESFTHGSSKQRARWYKKGYEAGNLDDFNTFDLDRYPTVDSL; encoded by the coding sequence ATGAGGTGGAGAGATCGCCAAGGAAGTAGCAACGTACGAAGCGGCGGAAGGGGCACGGGAAAAATCATTGGCGGCGGTAGCCTGCTTCTGGGGCTTATCGTGTTATTACTGACAGGAAATCCCTTAGCGGCGCTGAATGTCGGTCTCAACAGCGCTCCGATCACCAATGGTTCCGTTCGACAGGAACCTCTCTCGCTTTCCGAAAAGGAAAAAGAACTGTACCATTTTTCATCGGTTGCTTTAAAAGACACCGAAGATACCTGGCACACGCTGTTGAAACAGCAAAAGAAGGACTATCAAGAAGCGGAAATGATCATCTTTCAACAAAAGGTCAAAACCGGTTGCGGCATTGCCGATTCCGGCACCGGCCCGTTCTATTGCGGGCGCGACCGTAGTGTGTACATGGATCTTTCGTTCTATGATATGTTGGTCAATCAGTTCGGAGCCGAAAAAAACGAGTTCATCTTGAGTTATGTCATCTCCCATGAAATCGGACATCATGTACAAAATGAACTCGGTATTCTGGATGAAGTGAATCGTCTACGGCAGCGTGCGGGCGAAGCAGAGCGCAATGCGCTGACGGTCCGCCTCGAGCTGATGGCGGATTATCTGGCCGGGGTCGTTGCGCGCCATCAACAGGAAGAAGGATATCTGGAAAAGGGTGACTTGGATGCCGCCATCCAAAGCGCCTGGTCCATCGGTGATGACGCCATCCAAAAGCGCATCCAGGGCCATGTAACACCGGAATCCTTCACCCACGGCAGCAGCAAACAACGCGCACGCTGGTATAAAAAAGGGTATGAAGCTGGAAATCTCGACGACTTCAACACCTTTGATCTGGACCGCTATCCCACGGTAGATTCCTTGTAA
- a CDS encoding peptidylprolyl isomerase: MKNPIVTFRLPQGEIQAELYPEIAPNTVNNFISLVQKGFYDGLIFHRVIPQFMIQGGDPEGTGMGGPGYTIAGEFAHNGFANALKHEAGVLSMARSMDPDSAGSQFFIMHKDAPHLDGEYAAFGKVIEGMDVVDAIAHVKTGWGDRPKDDVVMTKVTVETFGESYPEPDKL; the protein is encoded by the coding sequence ATGAAAAATCCGATTGTGACTTTTAGATTGCCGCAAGGCGAAATTCAAGCAGAGCTGTATCCGGAGATTGCACCCAATACGGTAAACAATTTTATTTCCCTGGTGCAAAAGGGCTTCTATGACGGACTGATCTTTCACCGCGTCATTCCGCAATTCATGATTCAAGGCGGTGACCCGGAAGGCACGGGGATGGGCGGCCCCGGCTATACTATTGCTGGAGAATTTGCGCACAACGGCTTTGCCAACGCACTGAAACATGAGGCGGGCGTGCTTTCGATGGCTCGCAGCATGGATCCCGATTCGGCGGGGAGCCAATTTTTTATCATGCATAAAGACGCACCGCATCTGGATGGAGAATATGCCGCTTTCGGCAAAGTCATCGAAGGCATGGATGTGGTGGATGCGATTGCGCACGTAAAAACCGGTTGGGGAGATCGTCCCAAAGACGATGTCGTGATGACCAAAGTGACCGTAGAAACATTCGGAGAGAGCTATCCGGAGCCGGACAAGTTATAA